The following proteins are encoded in a genomic region of Reichenbachiella sp.:
- a CDS encoding universal stress protein translates to MQTIAVPYDFSPYAEAALDFAVQLSQKTKAKIKLIHVIEYPLASTFNVTGEVEADEQMDKIFTLELIKKANEKIKSVLQSYEGKAEVHEIILMGNAYNGITAQIEELNADLIIMGTKGATGLKELLVGSNTEKIVRNAHCPVLAIHKKGDITTIQDVVFATDLDETHHKVLKAFNDFRNLLNAKLHLVWVDTPYNSVNEDLGKERLEAIAQKNQLKNYKVHIAKAFKPEEGILSFSWQIKANLIGMSTHSHKGLVHLFVGSVAEDVVNHATIPVWTCSIK, encoded by the coding sequence ATGCAAACAATAGCAGTTCCATACGATTTCAGTCCATATGCAGAAGCAGCCCTGGACTTTGCTGTACAGCTTAGCCAAAAGACTAAGGCTAAGATTAAACTCATTCATGTGATTGAATATCCACTGGCCTCAACATTCAACGTAACCGGTGAAGTAGAGGCCGATGAGCAAATGGATAAAATCTTCACTCTTGAGTTAATTAAAAAAGCTAATGAAAAAATCAAGTCCGTGCTTCAATCTTATGAAGGTAAAGCCGAAGTTCATGAGATCATTTTAATGGGAAATGCATACAACGGAATCACTGCTCAGATTGAAGAACTGAATGCCGACCTGATTATTATGGGCACAAAAGGTGCCACCGGTTTGAAAGAGCTACTGGTAGGATCAAATACAGAGAAAATTGTAAGAAATGCTCATTGTCCAGTTCTCGCCATTCATAAAAAAGGTGACATCACAACGATACAAGATGTTGTATTCGCCACCGACCTGGATGAAACACACCACAAGGTGCTCAAAGCCTTCAATGATTTTAGAAATCTCTTAAATGCAAAACTTCATTTGGTATGGGTGGACACTCCATATAATTCTGTGAATGAAGATCTCGGAAAGGAAAGATTAGAGGCAATTGCTCAAAAGAATCAACTAAAAAACTATAAAGTACATATTGCCAAAGCCTTTAAACCAGAAGAGGGCATTCTTTCTTTCAGTTGGCAAATAAAGGCCAATTTGATTGGTATGAGTACGCATAGCCATAAAGGTCTAGTACACTTATTTGTCGGCAGTGTGGCAGAAGATGTTGTCAACCATGCCACTATCCCAGTTTGGACATGTAGCATTAAATAG
- a CDS encoding FixH family protein has product MNWGKSIVLAFVLFAGVIITMVYISMQHDVNLVAVNYYEEELAYEDQMNRIRNFESLPYKPTVTRDGSQIVLSFPSEVAEQMKNGEIHFFRPSDHKFDKKIEIKLDTEYRQTFPVSLFGTGLWKTKLNWKTSDKEYFFEQKIVL; this is encoded by the coding sequence ATGAATTGGGGAAAGAGTATTGTATTGGCGTTTGTGCTATTTGCAGGAGTAATTATTACCATGGTCTACATCTCCATGCAACATGATGTGAATTTGGTGGCTGTTAATTATTACGAAGAGGAATTGGCCTATGAAGACCAAATGAATAGGATTAGAAATTTTGAAAGTCTCCCCTACAAACCAACGGTTACAAGGGATGGCAGTCAAATTGTATTAAGCTTTCCAAGCGAAGTAGCTGAACAAATGAAAAATGGTGAAATTCATTTTTTCAGACCCTCAGACCACAAGTTCGATAAGAAAATAGAAATCAAATTAGATACTGAATATCGCCAAACTTTTCCAGTTTCTCTATTTGGCACCGGCTTATGGAAAACCAAACTGAACTGGAAAACTAGCGACAAAGAATACTTCTTCGAACAAAAAATAGTCTTATAA
- a CDS encoding cbb3-type cytochrome c oxidase N-terminal domain-containing protein: MNQFKTYIKGMGAFLMLLLTGPASFAQSEVASTFESIDASKIMIVLVLVVMLLVLLVAFYLLVILQVMVREDAIRRAKEKGVEYVEEPSAWSKFYAGLTDAVPIEKEATIVLDHDYDGIKELDNHLPPWWKYMFYASIVFAVIYMFMYHISGSLPLQTQEYEIAMAEAQANMSEAEAGSTIDESNIAFSDDPAVLASGKTVYERNCVACHKAAGEGGIGPNLTDDYWLHGGSIQDIYNTIKNGVPDKGMIAWGDVLSPSKMNDVASYIETLKGTNPPNAKAPQGELYKAEVIEESPAE; the protein is encoded by the coding sequence ATGAATCAATTTAAAACATACATAAAGGGAATGGGAGCTTTTTTGATGTTGCTCTTGACAGGCCCTGCTTCTTTTGCCCAAAGCGAAGTTGCATCTACTTTTGAGTCAATCGACGCTTCAAAAATCATGATTGTATTGGTTTTGGTAGTCATGCTTTTGGTATTACTAGTAGCTTTTTACTTGCTAGTCATTTTACAGGTAATGGTACGAGAAGATGCCATACGTAGAGCCAAAGAAAAAGGAGTAGAATACGTGGAAGAGCCTAGCGCATGGTCTAAGTTTTATGCCGGTTTAACTGATGCCGTTCCGATTGAAAAGGAAGCCACTATTGTGTTGGACCACGACTACGATGGCATTAAAGAATTGGATAATCATTTACCCCCTTGGTGGAAATACATGTTTTATGCTTCCATCGTATTTGCAGTCATTTATATGTTCATGTACCATATCAGTGGATCTTTGCCATTACAAACTCAAGAATATGAAATCGCGATGGCGGAAGCACAAGCTAATATGAGCGAAGCAGAAGCCGGAAGCACAATCGATGAATCAAACATTGCATTTTCTGATGACCCTGCGGTTTTGGCTAGTGGAAAAACAGTGTACGAGCGAAATTGTGTAGCTTGTCATAAAGCAGCTGGAGAAGGTGGCATTGGCCCGAACTTGACTGATGACTACTGGTTGCATGGTGGAAGTATACAAGACATTTACAATACCATAAAAAATGGGGTACCGGACAAAGGAATGATTGCATGGGGTGATGTGCTCTCTCCTAGCAAAATGAATGATGTTGCTTCTTATATTGAAACGTTAAAAGGTACAAACCCTCCTAATGCCAAGGCGCCTCAAGGTGAACTTTATAAAGCTGAAGTAATAGAAGAAAGCCCAGCAGAATAA
- a CDS encoding universal stress protein, with protein sequence MKINKILVPMDYSPCAENAFRTALVLAKKAGASIQVVSVTHMPHLHAEAVGAASIIQPLLQEYHEQLDGQFEKLTSSNDIQDIEVVNSKYNAPLHNAIYSCTVQNECDLIVTGTKSQHGWLTKLIGSNSMDMIDRAKIPVLVIPESCESVNFKKLGVAIDYSDFDDPEILAPLRDFATVNFSQLCFLNVTSKQHKLFVYDDIKLSISNYFNGLKQSYHTFTDNRKLEEILMEAINDLHLDMLFMLPKNHSVLDRMINKSHTKAMASKTDKPMMTIHEK encoded by the coding sequence ATGAAGATTAATAAAATATTGGTCCCAATGGACTACTCCCCTTGTGCAGAAAATGCCTTTCGAACGGCCCTAGTTTTAGCAAAAAAAGCCGGGGCTTCCATTCAGGTGGTATCTGTAACTCATATGCCTCATTTGCATGCCGAAGCAGTGGGTGCAGCATCCATTATTCAACCACTCCTTCAGGAGTATCATGAACAACTTGATGGACAATTTGAAAAATTGACTTCGTCCAATGACATTCAGGACATCGAAGTGGTCAATTCCAAATACAACGCCCCACTTCATAATGCTATATATAGTTGTACCGTACAAAACGAATGTGATTTGATTGTGACTGGAACCAAGTCTCAACATGGCTGGCTGACTAAACTCATTGGAAGTAATAGCATGGACATGATTGATAGAGCCAAAATTCCTGTATTAGTTATTCCTGAATCCTGTGAGTCAGTAAATTTTAAAAAACTTGGAGTAGCAATAGATTATTCAGATTTTGACGACCCAGAAATTCTAGCGCCCTTAAGGGATTTTGCTACAGTTAATTTTTCTCAGCTCTGTTTTTTGAATGTGACATCCAAGCAACATAAGCTTTTTGTTTATGATGACATTAAATTGAGTATTTCTAATTATTTTAATGGTTTAAAACAATCGTATCACACTTTTACTGATAACAGAAAACTAGAAGAAATACTAATGGAAGCCATCAATGACTTACACTTAGATATGCTTTTTATGTTACCAAAAAATCACTCTGTGTTAGACCGAATGATTAATAAAAGTCATACCAAAGCCATGGCTTCTAAAACGGATAAACCAATGATGACCATACACGAAAAATGA
- a CDS encoding cytochrome C oxidase Cbb3, whose product MFKYYFEQVNGVAIWPIISLSIFFIFFVGLLWWVFKGVNNSYIDEMKNLPINKTPKS is encoded by the coding sequence ATGTTTAAATACTATTTCGAACAGGTAAATGGTGTGGCGATATGGCCAATTATTTCCTTATCTATCTTTTTCATCTTTTTTGTTGGATTGCTCTGGTGGGTATTCAAAGGAGTGAATAATTCATACATTGATGAAATGAAAAATCTTCCAATCAATAAAACCCCTAAATCTTAA
- a CDS encoding PLD nuclease N-terminal domain-containing protein, with the protein MNTTLIAVIAAAFAIWALVSVAKSNLKNDQKVIWFAIVILLPILGPIVYWFKHKK; encoded by the coding sequence ATGAACACAACATTAATTGCAGTGATAGCAGCCGCATTCGCCATTTGGGCGCTTGTATCTGTGGCCAAAAGCAATCTCAAAAATGATCAAAAAGTTATTTGGTTCGCCATTGTCATTCTACTGCCTATTCTGGGACCAATAGTCTATTGGTTTAAGCATAAAAAGTGA
- the ccoS gene encoding cbb3-type cytochrome oxidase assembly protein CcoS, giving the protein MKILVILIVVSLVIALVFLILFIWSVKSDQYEDTDSPAMRILYDDKPKSSTASKNK; this is encoded by the coding sequence ATGAAAATTCTGGTTATTCTTATCGTTGTCAGTTTAGTGATTGCCTTGGTTTTTCTAATCTTGTTTATCTGGTCGGTCAAATCAGATCAGTATGAAGATACCGACTCTCCCGCCATGAGAATTCTATACGATGACAAACCAAAATCATCGACTGCCTCCAAAAACAAATGA
- the ccoG gene encoding cytochrome c oxidase accessory protein CcoG: protein MENHYEFEEEYRNTISTVDESGKRVWIYPKKPKGKFHNYRILVTVILLGLLFAGPFIEIGGHPLLLLNIFERKFVILGQAFWPQDFFLLALLAVTFFVFIILFTVAFGRVWCGWACPQTLFMEMVFRKIEYWIEGDANQQRKLNAAPWNASKIWKKSLKHFIYLAFSILISHTVMAYLIGVEQVKEIVSQPPTANMSGFIGLAVFTGIFYWVFAYFREQACTVVCPYGRLQSVLIVKETMAVMYDWLRGEPRSKLKKAESKTDAGDCIDCKLCVHVCPTGIDIRNGTQLECVNCTACMDVCDEVMTKINKPKGLIRLSSHTAIETGQKKLFTPRVAGYSIVLLAMMVFLSFMLVSRSDVEITVLKVPGTLYQKTDDGQISNLYNIQFVNKTFEEMELELKVLNLKGAHIDRVGTQKIIIPANDKYEGVFFIKMPTTNITKTKSSVDIGVYKNGEMIDQIDTKFLGPVKMKP, encoded by the coding sequence ATGGAAAACCACTATGAGTTTGAAGAAGAATATCGGAACACGATATCCACGGTTGATGAATCGGGTAAGAGAGTATGGATCTATCCTAAAAAACCAAAGGGTAAATTCCATAACTACAGAATTCTAGTTACAGTAATTCTTTTGGGATTGTTGTTCGCCGGTCCTTTTATAGAAATCGGAGGACATCCCTTACTTCTTCTAAACATATTTGAACGAAAATTTGTAATCCTGGGGCAGGCATTCTGGCCCCAGGATTTCTTTTTACTGGCTTTACTTGCAGTCACATTTTTCGTTTTCATCATTTTATTTACTGTGGCATTCGGTCGCGTATGGTGTGGATGGGCTTGTCCGCAAACGCTCTTCATGGAAATGGTTTTCCGCAAGATTGAATACTGGATTGAGGGAGACGCCAATCAGCAAAGAAAGTTGAATGCTGCACCATGGAACGCTTCAAAAATTTGGAAGAAGTCCCTAAAACACTTTATCTACCTAGCGTTTTCCATTCTCATATCACACACGGTGATGGCTTATCTAATTGGGGTCGAACAAGTCAAAGAAATTGTATCTCAGCCTCCTACGGCTAACATGAGTGGTTTTATTGGACTGGCTGTATTCACTGGAATTTTCTACTGGGTATTTGCTTATTTCAGAGAACAAGCCTGTACGGTCGTTTGTCCCTACGGCAGGTTACAAAGTGTTTTGATCGTGAAAGAGACCATGGCAGTCATGTATGATTGGCTCAGAGGCGAACCCAGATCCAAGTTGAAAAAGGCTGAGTCAAAAACGGATGCTGGTGACTGCATTGACTGTAAGCTCTGTGTACACGTCTGCCCTACTGGTATAGACATTCGTAACGGCACTCAACTCGAATGTGTGAATTGTACCGCCTGCATGGATGTGTGTGATGAGGTCATGACTAAAATCAATAAACCTAAAGGGTTGATCAGATTGTCGTCTCATACTGCTATCGAAACTGGCCAGAAAAAACTATTCACGCCAAGAGTGGCAGGTTATTCTATTGTTTTGTTGGCCATGATGGTGTTTTTATCTTTCATGCTGGTTTCACGCTCTGATGTAGAAATCACAGTACTGAAAGTGCCAGGTACGCTCTATCAAAAAACAGATGATGGACAAATATCAAATCTCTACAATATTCAATTTGTAAATAAGACATTTGAAGAGATGGAATTGGAACTAAAAGTGTTGAATTTGAAAGGAGCACATATCGACCGAGTGGGTACGCAAAAAATTATAATTCCAGCCAATGACAAGTATGAAGGTGTATTTTTCATAAAAATGCCTACTACCAACATCACAAAGACAAAATCCAGTGTAGATATTGGCGTGTATAAAAATGGTGAAATGATTGACCAGATCGACACTAAGTTCTTAGGACCTGTAAAAATGAAACCATGA
- the ccoN gene encoding cytochrome-c oxidase, cbb3-type subunit I, producing the protein MELEKFSYDNKIVKYFTIASIVFGVVAMLAGLTAAIQLFYPAFNFDLQYTTFGRVRPLHTNAVIFAFVGNAMFAGVYYSMQRLLKTRMFNDMLSWIHFWGWQLIILAAAITLPLGYTTSKEYAELEWPIDIAITLIWVVFGINMIGTIIKRRERHMYVAIWFYIATFVTVAVLHIVNSMEIPVTLFKSYSWYAGVQDALVQWWYGHNAVAFFLTTPFLGIMYYYLPKAANRPVYSYRLSIIHFWSLIFIYIWAGPHHLLYTSLPDWAQSLGVVFSIMLIAPSWGGMLNGLLTLRGAWDRVREDPVLKFMVVAVTAYGMATFEGPMLSLKNVSAIAHYTDWIVAHVHVGGLGWNGFIIFGMFYWLVPKMWKTELYSRNLANTHFWLGTLGIIFYALPLYVAGITQASMWKQFDAEGFLVYKNFLETVVQILPMYMLRAVGGSLYLIGVLIMIYNLIKTAGIGSFVSDEEAEAPALEKKEITGGHWHSVLERKPVIFTTLSLVAILIGGIIELVPTFLIKSNVPTIASVKPYTPLELHGRDIYIREGCNNCHSQMIRPFRSETERYGEYSKAGEFVYDHPFLWGSKRTGPDLAREGVGKLKKSDSWHFYHMLDPAQVSEGSIMPPYPWLFEQMIDKDLTAGKITALRTVGVPYPEGYEETANSDLEAQAKTITGNLAAEDVEISGDAEIIALIAYLQRLGKDITVKE; encoded by the coding sequence ATGGAACTCGAAAAATTCAGTTACGACAATAAAATTGTCAAGTACTTTACCATTGCCTCCATTGTTTTTGGAGTGGTGGCTATGTTAGCAGGACTTACTGCTGCCATTCAGTTGTTTTATCCAGCTTTCAATTTTGACTTGCAATACACCACTTTCGGTAGAGTCAGGCCGTTGCATACCAATGCAGTGATCTTTGCCTTTGTTGGTAATGCCATGTTTGCAGGAGTCTACTATTCGATGCAGCGATTGCTGAAAACCCGAATGTTTAACGACATGCTCTCCTGGATTCATTTCTGGGGTTGGCAATTGATCATACTTGCCGCAGCTATTACTCTTCCTTTGGGATATACAACGAGTAAGGAGTATGCTGAACTTGAATGGCCTATTGATATTGCCATTACCCTGATCTGGGTGGTGTTCGGCATCAATATGATCGGTACTATTATCAAAAGACGTGAGCGCCATATGTATGTGGCTATTTGGTTTTATATCGCCACGTTTGTAACTGTTGCTGTGTTGCATATTGTCAATTCAATGGAAATCCCAGTGACTTTATTTAAGAGTTACTCTTGGTATGCTGGTGTACAGGATGCATTAGTACAGTGGTGGTATGGTCACAATGCCGTAGCATTTTTCCTTACTACGCCGTTTTTGGGGATCATGTATTACTACCTTCCTAAGGCAGCCAATAGACCGGTATACTCCTATCGACTTTCGATCATTCACTTTTGGTCTTTGATTTTTATTTATATCTGGGCAGGACCTCACCATTTACTATATACTTCATTACCTGATTGGGCGCAATCACTCGGCGTGGTTTTCTCTATCATGCTTATCGCACCATCCTGGGGCGGAATGTTAAATGGTCTTTTAACGCTTAGAGGTGCTTGGGATCGCGTTCGCGAAGATCCTGTTCTGAAATTTATGGTAGTGGCTGTAACTGCTTACGGAATGGCTACATTCGAAGGCCCAATGCTTTCTCTTAAAAATGTAAGTGCCATTGCTCACTACACCGATTGGATCGTGGCACACGTACATGTAGGTGGACTTGGGTGGAATGGTTTCATCATCTTCGGCATGTTCTATTGGTTGGTCCCAAAGATGTGGAAGACAGAACTTTACTCAAGAAATTTGGCTAACACCCATTTCTGGCTAGGCACATTGGGTATCATTTTTTATGCTCTACCGCTATACGTGGCTGGTATTACCCAAGCATCTATGTGGAAGCAGTTTGATGCTGAAGGATTTTTGGTCTACAAAAACTTCCTTGAAACTGTAGTTCAAATCTTACCCATGTATATGCTTCGTGCCGTTGGTGGCAGTTTGTACCTTATTGGTGTGCTTATCATGATTTACAACTTGATTAAAACCGCAGGTATCGGGTCATTTGTAAGTGATGAAGAAGCTGAGGCACCTGCTTTAGAAAAGAAAGAAATCACTGGGGGCCACTGGCACAGTGTATTGGAAAGAAAGCCAGTTATTTTCACCACACTTTCTTTAGTCGCCATCCTCATTGGTGGAATCATCGAACTGGTACCGACATTTTTGATTAAATCTAACGTCCCTACTATCGCTTCTGTAAAACCATACACACCACTTGAATTACACGGTCGTGACATTTATATCAGAGAAGGGTGCAACAACTGTCACTCTCAGATGATCCGACCTTTTAGATCCGAGACTGAACGTTATGGTGAATATTCAAAAGCTGGCGAATTTGTATATGATCACCCATTCTTATGGGGTTCAAAACGTACCGGTCCAGATTTGGCAAGAGAAGGAGTTGGAAAACTGAAGAAATCTGATTCATGGCATTTTTATCATATGCTGGATCCGGCACAAGTATCAGAAGGATCTATCATGCCTCCATATCCGTGGTTGTTCGAGCAAATGATCGACAAGGATTTGACAGCAGGGAAAATCACTGCACTGAGAACCGTAGGCGTTCCGTATCCAGAAGGCTATGAAGAAACTGCGAATAGCGATTTGGAAGCACAAGCTAAAACCATAACAGGTAATTTGGCGGCGGAAGATGTAGAGATTTCTGGTGATGCTGAAATCATTGCACTCATCGCTTATCTACAGCGATTGGGTAAGGATATAACTGTTAAAGAATAA
- the hemN gene encoding oxygen-independent coproporphyrinogen III oxidase, translating into MATSLIRKYNIPGPRYTSYPTVPFWKEELDLDGWKAQIKNAFNLTNNDKGISLYIHLPFCESLCTYCGCTTRITINHAVEKPYIDTVLKEWKLYLDLFEDVPEITEIHLGGGTPTFFSPENLAGLIDGIRQTSVIRKDAEFGFEAHPNNTTEEHLKVLYDQGFRRVSFGIQDFDPKVQRIINRVQTFEQVKKVVDQARAIGYKSINFDLIYGLPLQTQNSIQDTFEKVQKLTPDRIAFYSYAHVPWVKPGQRMFTEKDLPNNDEKRKLYELGKQLLLDIGYKELGMDHFALPDDSLNLAANNGTMHRNFMGYTTNHSLLSIGLGVSAIGDSWLGYGQNEKKVEVYKKAIENKEFPIIKTHILTQQEAFVRRHITNLMCQFETHWDLADVNAELFDEVKPRLKEMIADDLVTFEPGCIEITKKGMPFVRNACMALDIYLWNESEKSKKFSLTI; encoded by the coding sequence ATGGCAACTTCACTGATCCGCAAATACAATATACCAGGCCCCAGATATACGAGTTATCCTACTGTACCATTCTGGAAAGAAGAACTCGACTTAGACGGCTGGAAAGCACAAATCAAAAATGCCTTTAACCTTACTAATAATGATAAAGGCATAAGTCTCTATATCCACTTACCCTTTTGTGAAAGTCTTTGCACCTATTGTGGTTGTACCACTAGAATCACCATCAATCATGCTGTTGAAAAACCCTATATTGATACTGTATTGAAAGAGTGGAAGTTATATCTGGACCTATTCGAGGATGTACCAGAAATTACAGAAATTCACTTGGGTGGCGGTACGCCAACATTCTTCAGCCCAGAAAATTTAGCTGGGTTAATTGATGGAATTCGGCAGACTTCGGTAATTCGTAAAGATGCAGAATTTGGGTTCGAAGCACATCCAAACAATACTACCGAAGAACATTTGAAAGTGTTGTATGACCAAGGCTTTCGACGAGTAAGCTTTGGCATTCAGGATTTCGACCCAAAAGTTCAGCGAATCATCAATCGAGTTCAAACCTTTGAACAAGTGAAAAAGGTCGTGGATCAAGCAAGAGCCATTGGTTATAAATCCATCAACTTCGATCTCATCTACGGTCTCCCGTTACAAACTCAAAACAGCATTCAGGACACCTTTGAGAAGGTTCAAAAACTGACACCCGATCGGATTGCATTTTATAGTTATGCGCACGTTCCTTGGGTGAAACCTGGCCAGAGGATGTTCACAGAAAAAGACTTGCCGAACAATGACGAAAAAAGAAAATTATACGAGTTGGGCAAACAGTTACTCCTAGACATTGGATATAAAGAACTAGGTATGGATCATTTTGCTTTGCCTGATGACTCCTTGAATTTAGCCGCTAACAATGGCACGATGCATCGAAATTTCATGGGCTATACGACCAACCACAGCTTGTTATCTATAGGACTTGGAGTATCTGCTATAGGTGACTCCTGGCTGGGGTATGGTCAAAATGAGAAAAAAGTTGAAGTATATAAAAAAGCTATCGAGAATAAAGAATTTCCAATCATAAAAACTCATATCCTAACCCAACAAGAAGCCTTTGTAAGAAGACATATCACCAATTTGATGTGTCAGTTTGAAACACACTGGGATCTCGCAGATGTGAACGCCGAACTCTTTGATGAAGTGAAGCCTAGGCTTAAAGAAATGATAGCAGATGACCTAGTAACTTTTGAACCAGGGTGCATTGAGATAACAAAAAAAGGAATGCCTTTCGTTAGAAATGCCTGTATGGCCTTGGACATTTATTTATGGAATGAATCTGAAAAATCGAAGAAGTTTAGCCTCACTATCTAA